The segment AGCATAGGGTTTCACAGACACAGAAAAACACACAGAAAAAGGAGAATATTTATGAGACAGGCTAGAAGTACAAAGGCTGTGAGGACCATTCCCAAAGGAGCCTATGAATGCGGAACCACCTCTGATGAGCTTATGAACGGAGATTACAGGGACAGACTGCATCCGGGATTGGATTTGCAGGGCAACGGCTATTACAGCGGCAGTGAATCAGCAAGGACTGACTCTGCTGCCTTAAAAAATTCTGATTTTCCCGGCTGCGTGAAAGGAAAGCCTCAGGCTGGAGGCCCTGTTTAGGAACCGGCTCCCCGACTCAATCTGGCTGCCGCCCGCTTTTTAACCAGATGCTCTGCACTGACACGGAGAGCTGCATGGCCGGCGGCAGCCTTTTTGAATCCTTCCTGTTCCTTCTGGCCTCCTTTGCCTGATTCTTCTCTGTCACCGGCTTCCTGCCGTTTTCCTGTTTCTGCCCTGCTCTGTTGTATTACTAATTTTTGTCAAATTCAGGATTAAATGCGTAGAAGTTCTTGCTGTCCAGATGATCCTGCAGAATTCTCAGAGCTTCGCCGAAGCGCTGGAAGTGAACGATTTCCCTCTCTCTCAGGTAGCGGATGGGATCACATACCTCCGGGTCTCTTACCACCCGCAGGATATTGTCATAGGTGGTGCGGGCTTTCTGCTCTGCTGCCATATTCTCATGCAAATCTGTAATGGCGTCCCCTTTGCTCTGGAACTCACAGGCGTTAAACGGAATGCCTCCCGCAGCCTGAGGCCAGATTCCGGTTGTGTGATCGATGTAATACGGGCCAAAGCCGGACTCCTCAATCTGCTCTGGTGTCAGGTTCTTTGTGAGCTGATGGATAATCGCCGCCACAATTTCCATATGGGCCAGCTCCTCCGTACCGATATCCGTAAGAAGGCCCTTTGCCTCTGCATAGGGCATGGTGTAGCGCTGGGAGAGATAACGCATGGACGCGCCGATCTCGCCGTCCGGCCCGCCATACTGGCTCATAATAAACTGCGCCATCTTAGGATTCGTCTGAGTAATTTTTACAGGATACTGAAGTCTTTTCTCATATCTCCACATACTCTACACCTCCCCTTCCCACGGCCATTTTTCTGTTATCCACGTCCAGCGGTCTGTACTCTGTACGGCATCTACCATCAGCGGTCCGTACTGACGCTGCCAGGCATCCATAGCCTCATCCCGGAGTCCGACTACATAATGGTAATAGCTGAGAGCCTCCTGATCCTCCGGGTGAGTGTCCAGGTATAAGAGCACGTCATCCATGGCAAAGCTGGCCTGGCAAAGCCTCTGTCTCAGGGCCTCTTTCGTCCACTCTCCCATATTTCTTTCCATTCCACTGTTTCCCACAGCCATTACCTGCACCTCCCCTTTAAAAATGGCAGATCGAGTTCAGGGAAAATCGTTCCTCTTGCAAATCCTGTCTCCATCTCATATGGTCTGCTCCATTTCTGCATTGGAACATAGGACATTCCCACTGGAAAATCAGCTGGGTTGAACGGAAGGCTGCATTCAGAGCGGTCTCTCATTCTTCCTGCCTCCTCCTTGCTTCCCGGCATGAATACCCGGACAGAAGCGGATGACCCGTCTCTTCCGTCTGACCTCATACTGCCGCCGCAGGGTGCCGCGTAAGAGGAGGACTGAAAGCTCTGAAACCCCCAGTTCATATCGTCATAGCCTCCCATGCCGCACAGCTCCTGATGCTGCATTTCCTGCTGCCCGGCAGCTCCGTTTATGGAAGCATCCGAGTCAAATACCACGCTCCCTGCCTGACGCCAGTCCGCCTGAACGCTGTCTTCAAGCTGACGGCGCACGGATCTTGGGCTTTCTTCCCGAAATCCGTCAGAATACTGCTGCTCATAGCAATTCATACTTTATATGCCCTTTCCTGATTCGCTTACAATTTTATGATATGCCAGACTGCCTGTTTGCTGTTCCCTGCAGGCCGGCTGAGATTTTTAGAGTCTCCATCCCGCCGTCCCCTTATCATTCTTTACCCTGCCCTTCTGATTTTCCCTATATTCCTTCTTTCTTAACTTCCTTTTCCTCTCCTACTTTGCTATAATAGCTTACGTGCAGCAGGCTTTTCTTAACTTGTTTTATCGCAGTAACTGTTTTCCTGGCTGCCCTGACAAAAGGGCCGGAGGCAGAGCCGCTGTATCTTCATTACTGCAGATAAATCTGACAGACGAGGTGTATTATGAAAATTATCATTATCGGCTGCGGCAAGGTCGGGCGAACTCTGACGGAGCAGCTTGCCACTGAGGCGCATAACATCACAGTTATTGACACAAATCCCAAAAAAATTCAGGAAGTGACGGAGGATCTGGACGTTCTCGGCATCACGGGCAACGGTGCCAGCATCAGCACACTTCAGGAAGCAGGCGTAGAGCAGGCGGACATTCTGATCTCTGTCACCGGTTCTGATGAGCTGAACCTGCTCTGCTGCCTGATCGCCAAAAAGGCCAGCCGGTGCCAGACAGTGGCCAGAGTGAGAAACCCCATGTACAGCCAGGAGATCGATTTTATCAAAGCGCAGATGGGCGTTTCCATGATCATCAATCCCGAGCTTGCGACTGCCCTTGAAATTTCAAGGCTTCTGCGTTTCCCGGCCGCTATCAAGGTAGATAACTTTTCAGGCGGCAGAATCCAGCTCGTCAAGCTGAAGCTGGACAGACGCATTCCTGTAGGTGGGATGAAGGTAATGGATCTTCCAAAGCGCTCAGGAAGTGATATTCTGGTCTGTGCAGTGGAACGCGATGATACAGTCTATATTCCAGACGGCAGCTTCGTCCTCCGTGAAAACGACACCATCTCCTTTGTTGCGGCAGGGGACAATGTCGTTCGTTTTCTCAAGGCCTTCTCCCTTCCGGCAGCTCCTGTGAAAAGCGTTATCATTGTCGGCGGAGGCACCATCGGCTATTATCTGGCCAAACAGCTCTCCAAAACCGGCATGAGAATCCGCATCGTGGAAAACAATCTGGAGAGATGTGAATTTCTGAGCGAAATGCTTCCAGAGGATGTGACCGTTATCCACGGAGACGGAACCGATCGGCACCTTCTGATGGAGGAAGGCCTCGGCCAGGCGGAGGCTTTTGTGACGCTGACTAATCTGGACGAGGAGAATATCCTTTTAGCCCTGTTCGCAAAAAAAAAATCCGGCGCAAAGCTGATTTCCAAGGTGAACCGCCTGGCCTTTGATGATATTATTGAGGAGCTGGACATCGGAAGCGTGATCTATCCCAAGTATCTGACCGCCGACTATATTATCCAGCATATACGCACCATGCGCCATTCTGCAGCCAATACGATTGAAACCCTTTACCGGCTTCTGGACAACCGGGTGGAGGCCCTTGAATTTTCCATTCTGGAGTCCTGTCCCGTGACAAATATTCCGCTGTCTGAACTCAGACTGAAGCCGGGATACCTGATCTGCTGTATCCGCCGCGGGGAACAGGCCTTTATTCCTGGAGGCAGCGACTCCATCCAGGTAGGGGATTCCGTTATTGTGGTTACTCTCGAGAGAGGCCGCCACGATATTCTGGACATTCTGGAAGGCAGGAGGTGATGGTATGAATTATTCCATGATTTCCTATATTGTGGGATGGATTCTGAACTTCGAAGGGCTTTTTATGCTTCTGCCCTGCCTGACAGCTGTGATCTACGGGGAGAAAGCCGGTTTTGCTTTTGTTGTCACAATGGCTCTCTGCTTTGTGATTGGAGTTCCTCTCACCATCCGAAAGCCTAAAAACATGGTTTTCTACACAAAAGAGGGATTTATCTCTGTTTCTCTGAGCTGGATTGTGATGAGCGTGATGGGTTCTCTGCCTTTCCTGTTCAGCGGCGCAACATCCAATCCCGTTGATGCTCTGTTTGAAACAGTCTCCGGCTTTACCACCACGGGAGCCAGCATATTCAGCGATGTGGAGAGCCTGCCCTACTGCATTCTGTTCTGGCGAAGCTTTACTCACTGGATCGGCGGAATGGGCGTTCTCGTCTTTATCCTGAGCCTGCTTCCTCTTACAGGAGGCTATCACATGAATCTGATGAAGGCAGAAAGCCCGGGTCCCTCTGTGGAAAAGCTGGTTCCTAAGCTGCAGTCCACTGCCAAAATCCTGTATTCTATCTATATCGCGCTGACGCTGCTTGAGATCCTGCTTCTTCTGGCAGGAGGGATGCCTCTGTTTGACACTCTGACCCTCTCCTTCGGAACAGCAGGAACAGGAGGCTTCGGAATCAAAAACGACAGTATGGCAGGGTATTCGCCCTATCTTCAGAATGTCGTAACCGTGTTTATGATCCTGTTTGGCGTAAACTTCAGCTTTTATTTCCTTCTTCTGCTGCGAAAGCCCAAAAAAGCCTTCCGCATGGAAGAGGTTCGCTGCTACCTGGGAATTATCGCCGCCGCGATTGTTATTATCACCATTAATATTAAAGACTTTTATCCTTCCGTCGCACAGGCCTTCCAGCAGGCAGCCTTCCAGGTCGGTTCCATCATCACCACAACCGGCTACGCCACTACCGATTTCAACACATGGCCTCAGGTGTCCAAGACCATCCTGGTGATGCTGATGTTTGTCGGTGCCTGCGCCGGAAGTACCGGCGGCGGAATCAAGGTTTCCCGCTTTGTTATCCTTCTTAAGACAATTAACAAGGAGCTTCACCATTTCCTCCATCCAAAGGCAGTGCGCAAAATTTCCATGGACGGGAAGGTTGTGGAGCACGAGGTGGTCCGCTCCATCAATGTTTTTATGATTGCCTATGTCCTCATATTTTCTTTTTCTGTCCTTCTTGTGGGCTTTGACAATCAGGATCTTGTGACAAATTTTACAGCTGTAGCGGCCACCCTGAACAATATCGGACCCGGCCTTGAGATGGTAGGCCCCGCCCAGAATTTCGGCCTGTTTTCTAACGGCGCAAAATGTGTACTGATATTTGATATGCTGGCCGGAAGGCTTGAAATTTTTCCTCTTCTGATTCTGTTTGTGAGGGATACCTGGAAAAAATTTTAACGTCAGAAATTTTCTGCTTTCTGACAGAGAGGGGCAGTCAGCTTTTATGCTGACTGCCCCTCTCTGTTTATTATGCCGTCTCCTCCGAATACGTATCTCTCCGGGGGATGCACACTCGCCGCAGGAGTGTCTTGGCTCCCTTCGGCCCCCGTCAGGCTTTCAGGCCTCGGCTCTCTTTGACTGTCTGCTCAGATATTTGATAATCTCTTTTCTGGTGACAATGCCGATGAAATTTTTCTGATCGTCCAGTACAGGAACAAAGTTCTGATTCATTGCCTTGCCCAGCAAATCCTCCATGGCACATCCCGCCAGTACTGGCTGATTGTCCAGCCTTCTCGGTACCTCTGTCACCTGGACCCGATCCAGTCCCTTAAAAGTAAAGTCAAATTTATTTTTAATACCCCACAGCAGATCCCCCTCTGTGATCGTTCCCACATATCTGCCCTGACGGGTGATAATCGGCATGGCCGCATACTGGTAACGCTCCATTTTATCAAGGGCCTCCTTCAGAGTTTCATCCTCGTAAATAAAAGCTACATCGCTCTTGGGTGTTAAAAAAAATAAAATATTCATTGTCTTATTCTCTCCTTGTTGTCTAATACCATGCAGTGCTTCCGAATACTTTCGTTTCCGCCTGCTCTCAGCTGTCTGATCTTCTAATATCCCAGAGGCTCATTGACAAATACCACCTCTGCCTCCATCCCATTAACCGGGCGCTCCAGAATTACCGTGGCGCGGCAAAGTCTTGAGGGGCTCAAACATTCATAGCAGCAGTCTCCCGCCGCGCAGGGCGTATCTGCCTGAAGGCGCTTCGCATTCAGAGGAGCCGCCACATTCCTGGCCCTCTGCCATGCACTGTTCAGGTCGGGAGTGATCTTGTTTGAACCCACCACAAAAAACACTTTTTTAGGGCCGAACAGTGTTTCTGACACCCGGTTTCCATTTCCGTCAATATTTACAAGTTCCCCTGTCTCCGAAACTCCATTCGCACTGGTTATGTAAATATCGGCAGCTCTCGCCCGCAGGAGTGTATCCATCCCCGGTGTCAGCCAGTGCCAGATCACCTCATTTTCCTCAGCCAGCACACGGTCAAGCCCCATCTCCTTAAGCGTCATGGAACCTCCAAAGGCAACACGGCATCCGCGGATCTCCCTCTCCAGATAATTGGCTGCCTCCTCTTTTGTCTGGAAAAAAGAAGTCTGAAACTCGTGTCTTTCAAAATTTTTCCTGAGAACTTCTATATTCATGTCTGTCTCCCCATATACAGGCCGCGGCCTCTCTGCTTTCTCCTTCTGCCCTGCTTCTGCAGACGCCCCAGCCTTATCCTCTCCTGTCGATTTTCAGGGCAGAACCTTCTCCTTTTATGATCTTAACTTTTTCCTGAGAATATGTCAACCGGATTTGACACGGAACTTATTACCCGGAGCCCTCTCGTTCATTCCAGTATCTCTGGATTTATGACGCAGAGCTTTGCAGCCTTTTTTCCTTCTCCTTTCACAGACTGAACAAACCTCTGTTTTCCTCCTTGACGTTCTTTTGTCCCAGAAAAAAACGCTCCGAGCGGAATCTGCAATTACTTCCGTTCAGAGCGCATTTTTTCTTTCACTCTGGCTAAGCCAGCTCACAGCCTGCCGCTTCCTACTCCAGGTAATCCAGGGCATCAACAGGCTGTCCGCCCTGCCTGAGCTCGAAGAATACATTATTCCCCTCAATGGAATAATATTTTGTGGGTTCCGCCACATATCCGATGGTATCGCCCTTATAGAGGTATTCCCCCTCCACAGCCTTCACATCCTTAAGCTGGCCGCAGATCGCAGTGTACTCGTTGCCCAGATCCATGACGACATAGTTGCCGATCTCCTCATTAGAGCCGCATTCTGTAACCCGGGCATTGGCGGGCGCCAGGACAGGGCTGCTCACATCGCTCTGGATAATCAGAGCCGGATTGCATTTGTACTGATCCAGAGTCGGAAAATAGATTGTCGTATCCATGCTGTAATCGAGGATAATATTTCCCATTACAGGCCAGGCCAGCTTGTCAGTCTCCTTGAAATCAAGGGTCAGTGCTTTGGCGCTGGTGCCTGAGGCTTCTGCTCCTGCATCGGCCTCTCTGTCTGCAGCTTCTCCACCGGTATCCTTTTTGTCTTCCTTTGAATACTCTGCATTGGAGCTTCCTGCCACCTTTGTGTCCTCATCTGTAGCCTCGGCGGCATTTTCTGCTGATTTTTCCTCAGCCTGCGGCTGCGGGTTCTGCTCCACAATGTACCCGCCCGTTTCCGGGACCTCCAGATATGGATTTTCCTCCACTCTATCGCTTCCCTGTCTGAATTTCACTGTCCCTGCTGCGGCAACAATAGTCAGCAGGCCTAATACCATCATTCCCAGAAGAACTTTGTCCCTGAGCAGCTGGTTCATCTTTTTTTTCACGCTTATCACCTCGGTAATATTCTTACCAAACCGAGGCGACTTATTCAGAAATCAAAACAATATTTTTATAGTAAAATTTCAGCAGTTCCTCCGCTGTATATCCCTCCTTCGCCTTCTCATTTGCCCCCCACTGATCAAAGCCGTAGCCGTGTCCACTTCCCTCAGTGACGCAGCGGATTCCCGATTCCATCTTCTCAAAGGAGAAGGCGCAGGATTTGAGGCCCAGAGCGTACTGGATCTCCTCCCCTGTGTACAGCTTCTCTCCCGCCTTCACCTGGCTGACGTACCCGGCGCCGTCCTTTTCCACAATCTGTATACTTTCAAAAGCAGTGTCCGCAGACAGCTCAGGCGAATTTTCCATCCCGTTTAATCGTTTACAGAACTCCTCCGGCGTAAACGTCTCCACTGTCAGATACCCCGGCGAATTCACATCCTCCGGACAGTCGACAGAGACCAGGTATGGATGCAGCTCATCCCCCTCTCTTGTCTTTCCCGCGCTGATCCCGTGGAACAGCGGATCAATAGGGCTGCCGTCAAAGGTAAGGATCTGCCCCTCTGTTTCTTTCGCCGCATCTGCAAACTTGTTGTAATACCGGAGGAAATAATCCTTTCCCCAGAGCTCCTGCATGCCGCTCTCAGTCAGAATATCCAGATCCAGAGCCGATTCCGGTATTGAATGCTCCTCCCCCATAACCCCGTACAGGTACGTCCTGGCAATGATCATCTGGGCCTTGATTGTCTCCAGCTCATACTCTGCCGGAATCTGCTCAGCAACAATGCCGATCAGATACTCCTCAAGAAGAACTGGCTGCTCTGCCCCTTCCCGATCCAGGACAATCACCCGCTCTCCCTCTCCTATCTGCGAGGATGACACAACACCTGCCATTGCCGTTCCCCCCTGACGGCCTGTCCACGCCATCGTTAGGACATAGGGAAAGATCAGTGACGCCACACACACTGCTGCGATACGCTTCATAGGAAAACCACTCCATTTCTGAAAATTATTTTCTGTACGTTTCAAATGTGTTCTGGACATTCTGAGGTAAATAAAAGATCTGGCGTGCATATCAGCTGAAGAAAAGAGGACAGAAAAAGGTTCCAGCTGTTTTTACAGTTTATGTGTCTCTGTGCAGATTTATGACTGGCTGACTT is part of the Clostridium sp. M62/1 genome and harbors:
- a CDS encoding CBS domain-containing protein, producing MNILFFLTPKSDVAFIYEDETLKEALDKMERYQYAAMPIITRQGRYVGTITEGDLLWGIKNKFDFTFKGLDRVQVTEVPRRLDNQPVLAGCAMEDLLGKAMNQNFVPVLDDQKNFIGIVTRKEIIKYLSRQSKRAEA
- a CDS encoding lactate utilization protein encodes the protein MNIEVLRKNFERHEFQTSFFQTKEEAANYLEREIRGCRVAFGGSMTLKEMGLDRVLAEENEVIWHWLTPGMDTLLRARAADIYITSANGVSETGELVNIDGNGNRVSETLFGPKKVFFVVGSNKITPDLNSAWQRARNVAAPLNAKRLQADTPCAAGDCCYECLSPSRLCRATVILERPVNGMEAEVVFVNEPLGY
- the trkA gene encoding Trk system potassium transporter TrkA codes for the protein MKIIIIGCGKVGRTLTEQLATEAHNITVIDTNPKKIQEVTEDLDVLGITGNGASISTLQEAGVEQADILISVTGSDELNLLCCLIAKKASRCQTVARVRNPMYSQEIDFIKAQMGVSMIINPELATALEISRLLRFPAAIKVDNFSGGRIQLVKLKLDRRIPVGGMKVMDLPKRSGSDILVCAVERDDTVYIPDGSFVLRENDTISFVAAGDNVVRFLKAFSLPAAPVKSVIIVGGGTIGYYLAKQLSKTGMRIRIVENNLERCEFLSEMLPEDVTVIHGDGTDRHLLMEEGLGQAEAFVTLTNLDEENILLALFAKKKSGAKLISKVNRLAFDDIIEELDIGSVIYPKYLTADYIIQHIRTMRHSAANTIETLYRLLDNRVEALEFSILESCPVTNIPLSELRLKPGYLICCIRRGEQAFIPGGSDSIQVGDSVIVVTLERGRHDILDILEGRR
- a CDS encoding TrkH family potassium uptake protein; translated protein: MNYSMISYIVGWILNFEGLFMLLPCLTAVIYGEKAGFAFVVTMALCFVIGVPLTIRKPKNMVFYTKEGFISVSLSWIVMSVMGSLPFLFSGATSNPVDALFETVSGFTTTGASIFSDVESLPYCILFWRSFTHWIGGMGVLVFILSLLPLTGGYHMNLMKAESPGPSVEKLVPKLQSTAKILYSIYIALTLLEILLLLAGGMPLFDTLTLSFGTAGTGGFGIKNDSMAGYSPYLQNVVTVFMILFGVNFSFYFLLLLRKPKKAFRMEEVRCYLGIIAAAIVIITINIKDFYPSVAQAFQQAAFQVGSIITTTGYATTDFNTWPQVSKTILVMLMFVGACAGSTGGGIKVSRFVILLKTINKELHHFLHPKAVRKISMDGKVVEHEVVRSINVFMIAYVLIFSFSVLLVGFDNQDLVTNFTAVAATLNNIGPGLEMVGPAQNFGLFSNGAKCVLIFDMLAGRLEIFPLLILFVRDTWKKF
- a CDS encoding spore coat protein CotJB, translating into MAVGNSGMERNMGEWTKEALRQRLCQASFAMDDVLLYLDTHPEDQEALSYYHYVVGLRDEAMDAWQRQYGPLMVDAVQSTDRWTWITEKWPWEGEV
- a CDS encoding M23 family metallopeptidase; the encoded protein is MKKKMNQLLRDKVLLGMMVLGLLTIVAAAGTVKFRQGSDRVEENPYLEVPETGGYIVEQNPQPQAEEKSAENAAEATDEDTKVAGSSNAEYSKEDKKDTGGEAADREADAGAEASGTSAKALTLDFKETDKLAWPVMGNIILDYSMDTTIYFPTLDQYKCNPALIIQSDVSSPVLAPANARVTECGSNEEIGNYVVMDLGNEYTAICGQLKDVKAVEGEYLYKGDTIGYVAEPTKYYSIEGNNVFFELRQGGQPVDALDYLE
- a CDS encoding SpoIID/LytB domain-containing protein — its product is MKRIAAVCVASLIFPYVLTMAWTGRQGGTAMAGVVSSSQIGEGERVIVLDREGAEQPVLLEEYLIGIVAEQIPAEYELETIKAQMIIARTYLYGVMGEEHSIPESALDLDILTESGMQELWGKDYFLRYYNKFADAAKETEGQILTFDGSPIDPLFHGISAGKTREGDELHPYLVSVDCPEDVNSPGYLTVETFTPEEFCKRLNGMENSPELSADTAFESIQIVEKDGAGYVSQVKAGEKLYTGEEIQYALGLKSCAFSFEKMESGIRCVTEGSGHGYGFDQWGANEKAKEGYTAEELLKFYYKNIVLISE
- a CDS encoding manganese catalase family protein produces the protein MWRYEKRLQYPVKITQTNPKMAQFIMSQYGGPDGEIGASMRYLSQRYTMPYAEAKGLLTDIGTEELAHMEIVAAIIHQLTKNLTPEQIEESGFGPYYIDHTTGIWPQAAGGIPFNACEFQSKGDAITDLHENMAAEQKARTTYDNILRVVRDPEVCDPIRYLREREIVHFQRFGEALRILQDHLDSKNFYAFNPEFDKN
- a CDS encoding spore coat associated protein CotJA, which produces MNCYEQQYSDGFREESPRSVRRQLEDSVQADWRQAGSVVFDSDASINGAAGQQEMQHQELCGMGGYDDMNWGFQSFQSSSYAAPCGGSMRSDGRDGSSASVRVFMPGSKEEAGRMRDRSECSLPFNPADFPVGMSYVPMQKWSRPYEMETGFARGTIFPELDLPFLKGRCR